From the genome of Acipenser ruthenus chromosome 14, fAciRut3.2 maternal haplotype, whole genome shotgun sequence, one region includes:
- the wnt7bb gene encoding protein Wnt-7b isoform X1, whose amino-acid sequence MAFNYLLMIMHRNFRRWILYVFLCFGIIYVKLGALSSVVALGANIICNKIPGLAPRQRAICQSRPDAIIVIGEGAQLGINECQYQFRYGRWNCSALGEKTVFGQELRVGSREAAFTYAITAAGVAHAVTAACSQGNLSNCGCDREKQGYYNQEEGWKWGGCSADIKYGIEFSRRFVDAREIKKNARRLMNLHNNEAGRKILEERMKLECKCHGVSGSCTTKTCWTTLPKFREIGYILKDKYNEAVHVEVVRASRLRQPTFLKVKKTRSYRKPMETDLVYIERSPNYCEEDASTGSVGTQGRLCNRTSPHTDGCDLMCCGRGYNTHQYTKVWQCNCKFQWCCFVKCNTCSERTEVFTCK is encoded by the exons AGCCCTATCCTCCGTGGTGGCTTTAGGTGCCAACATCATCTGCAATAAGATCCCTGGCCTGGCCCCTCGACAGCGGGCAATCTGCCAGAGCCGGCCTGATGCCATCATCGTGATCGGGGAAGGTGCGCAGCTGGGCATCAATGAGTGTCAGTACCAGTTCCGATACGGCCGGTGGAACTGCTCCGCACTGGGAGAGAAGACAGTGTTCGGACAGGAGCTACGAGTAG GCAGCAGGGAAGCAGCATTCACATACGCAATTACGGCGGCTGGAGTGGCACATGCTGTCACAGCTGCCTGTAGCCAGGGTAACCTCAGCAACTGTGGCTGTGACAGGGAGAAGCAGGGCTACTACAACCAGGAGGAGGGCTGGAAGTGGGGCGGCTGCTCGGCAGACATCAAATATGGCATTGAGTTCTCCCGAAGGTTCGTAGACGCCCGAGAGATTAAAAAAAACGCAAGGAGGCTGATGAACCTGCATAACAATGAAGCAGGAAGAAAG attcttgAAGAGAGGATGAAACTGGAATGCAAATGCCACGGTGTTTCGGGTTCGTGCACAACTAAGACTTGCTGGACGACGCTGCCAAAATTCCGGGAGATTGGATATATCTTAAAGGATAAATACAACGAGGCGGTGCACGTGGAGGTTGTGCGGGCCAGTCGCCTTCGTCAGCCCACGTTCCTCAAAGTGAAGAAGACCCGGAGCTACCGCAAACCCATGGAGACGGATCTAGTGTACATCGAGAGGTCGCCTAACTACTGCGAAGAGGATGCCAGCACTGGAAGTGTGGGAACCCAGGGACGTCTTTGCAATCGCACCTCGCCTCACACGGACGGCTGTGACTTGATGTGTTGCGGACGGGGTTACAACACACACCAGTATACCAAAGTGTGGCAGTGCAACTGCAAATTCCAGTGGTGCTGCTTTGTGAAGTGCAACACGTGTAGTGAGAGGACGGAGGTGTTCACCTGCAAGTGA
- the wnt7bb gene encoding protein Wnt-7b isoform X2: protein MIIFSSRSILLSVYYPQIFLILTSGSYLALSSVVALGANIICNKIPGLAPRQRAICQSRPDAIIVIGEGAQLGINECQYQFRYGRWNCSALGEKTVFGQELRVGSREAAFTYAITAAGVAHAVTAACSQGNLSNCGCDREKQGYYNQEEGWKWGGCSADIKYGIEFSRRFVDAREIKKNARRLMNLHNNEAGRKILEERMKLECKCHGVSGSCTTKTCWTTLPKFREIGYILKDKYNEAVHVEVVRASRLRQPTFLKVKKTRSYRKPMETDLVYIERSPNYCEEDASTGSVGTQGRLCNRTSPHTDGCDLMCCGRGYNTHQYTKVWQCNCKFQWCCFVKCNTCSERTEVFTCK from the exons AGCCCTATCCTCCGTGGTGGCTTTAGGTGCCAACATCATCTGCAATAAGATCCCTGGCCTGGCCCCTCGACAGCGGGCAATCTGCCAGAGCCGGCCTGATGCCATCATCGTGATCGGGGAAGGTGCGCAGCTGGGCATCAATGAGTGTCAGTACCAGTTCCGATACGGCCGGTGGAACTGCTCCGCACTGGGAGAGAAGACAGTGTTCGGACAGGAGCTACGAGTAG GCAGCAGGGAAGCAGCATTCACATACGCAATTACGGCGGCTGGAGTGGCACATGCTGTCACAGCTGCCTGTAGCCAGGGTAACCTCAGCAACTGTGGCTGTGACAGGGAGAAGCAGGGCTACTACAACCAGGAGGAGGGCTGGAAGTGGGGCGGCTGCTCGGCAGACATCAAATATGGCATTGAGTTCTCCCGAAGGTTCGTAGACGCCCGAGAGATTAAAAAAAACGCAAGGAGGCTGATGAACCTGCATAACAATGAAGCAGGAAGAAAG attcttgAAGAGAGGATGAAACTGGAATGCAAATGCCACGGTGTTTCGGGTTCGTGCACAACTAAGACTTGCTGGACGACGCTGCCAAAATTCCGGGAGATTGGATATATCTTAAAGGATAAATACAACGAGGCGGTGCACGTGGAGGTTGTGCGGGCCAGTCGCCTTCGTCAGCCCACGTTCCTCAAAGTGAAGAAGACCCGGAGCTACCGCAAACCCATGGAGACGGATCTAGTGTACATCGAGAGGTCGCCTAACTACTGCGAAGAGGATGCCAGCACTGGAAGTGTGGGAACCCAGGGACGTCTTTGCAATCGCACCTCGCCTCACACGGACGGCTGTGACTTGATGTGTTGCGGACGGGGTTACAACACACACCAGTATACCAAAGTGTGGCAGTGCAACTGCAAATTCCAGTGGTGCTGCTTTGTGAAGTGCAACACGTGTAGTGAGAGGACGGAGGTGTTCACCTGCAAGTGA